From the genome of Glycine max cultivar Williams 82 chromosome 2, Glycine_max_v4.0, whole genome shotgun sequence, one region includes:
- the LOC100810176 gene encoding U-box domain-containing protein 26 isoform X2: MPGSLEPLDLGVHIPYHFRCPISLELMRDPVTVCTGQTYDRASIEAWVSTGNSTCPVTRATLTDFTLIPNHTLRRLIQEWCVANRAFGVERIPTPKQPADPALVRSLLNQASSGSAPAHLRLSSIRRLRQLARDSDKNRSLIASHNVRQILLPIVFNNGSDELKNESLALLVMFPLGESECASLASDSVKIGYLSRMLTHNSFDVRVNSAALIEIVVAGTHSPELRAEVSSVDEIYDGVVDLLRSPISHPRALKIGIKALFALCLVKNTRQKAVDAGTPAVLVDRLADFEKCDAERALATVELLCRIPAGCEAFAGHALTVPMLVKIILKISDRATEYAAGALLSLCSESERCQREAVAAGVLTQLLLLVQSDCTERAKRKAQMLLKLLRDSWPQDSIGNNSDDFGMWKACGFIYWVERKHSLPFGEVHVSVSSIDGSVFDFLGTSS, translated from the exons ATGCCCGGTAGTTTAGAACCGTTGGATTTGGGTGTTCACATACCCTACCACTTCAGATGCCCAATCTCGCTCGAACTCATGCGAGACCCAGTAACCGTCTGCACCGGTCAAACCTACGACCGCGCCAGCATCGAGGCATGGGTCAGCACCGGCAACAGCACGTGTCCGGTCACACGCGCCACTCTCACAGACTTCACCCTAATCCCGAACCACACCCTTCGCCGCCTTATCCAAGAGTGGTGCGTCGCTAACCGCGCTTTTGGCGTCGAGCGAATCCCCACTCCCAAACAGCCCGCAGACCCTGCCTTAGTTCGCTCTCTCCTCAACCAAGCTTCTTCCGGTTCTGCCCCTGCTCACCTCCGCCTTTCTTCCATTCGCCGACTCAGACAACTCGCTCGCGACTCGGACAAGAATCGTTCCCTCATTGCCTCTCACAACGTTCGCCAGATCCTTCTCCCTATCGTTTTCAACAACGGTTCGGATGAGTTGAAAAACGAATCGCTCGCGCTACTCGTTATGTTTCCGCTTGGTGAGTCGGAATGTGCTTCGCTCGCATCTGATTCTGTGAAGATTGGCTATCTATCGCGGATGTTGACGCATAACTCGTTCGACGTCCGAGTCAACTCGGCCGCGTTGATCGAGATCGTCGTCGCCGGGACGCACTCGCCGGAGCTACGCGCGGAGGTGAGCAGTGTCGACGAAATCTACGACGGAGTGGTGGATCTGCTCCGGAGCCCGATCTCGCACCCGCGCGCGCTCAAGATCGGGATCAAGGCCTTGTTCGCGCTTTGTTTGGTGAAGAATACGCGGCAGAAGGCGGTGGACGCCGGCACGCCGGCGGTTCTAGTCGACCGGCTCGCGGACTTCGAGAAGTGCGACGCGGAGAGGGCGCTGGCCACGGTGGAGCTGCTCTGCCGGATTCCGGCGGGATGCGAGGCGTTCGCCGGACACGCGCTGACGGTGCCGATGCTGGTGAAGATAATTCTGAAAATCTCCGACCGTGCGACGGAGTACGCCGCCGGAGCGCTGCTCTCGCTGTGTTCGGAATCGGAGCGGTGCCAGCGCGAGGCGGTGGCGGCGGGCGTGCTGACTCAGCTTCTGCTTCTCGTGCAGAGCGATTGCACGGAGAGAGCGAAGAGGAAGGCGCAGATGCTGCTGAAGCTTCTTCGGGATTCGTGGCCGCAAGATTCCATCGGAAATAATTCTGACGATTTTG GCATGTGGAAAGCTTGTGGTTTTATTTATTGGGTGGAAAGAAAACATTCACTGCCATTCGGTGAAGTACACGTATCTGTTAGCTCCATAGACGGAAGTGTTTTTGACTTCCTAGGAACATCATCTTGA
- the LOC100810176 gene encoding U-box domain-containing protein 26 isoform X1, with translation MPGSLEPLDLGVHIPYHFRCPISLELMRDPVTVCTGQTYDRASIEAWVSTGNSTCPVTRATLTDFTLIPNHTLRRLIQEWCVANRAFGVERIPTPKQPADPALVRSLLNQASSGSAPAHLRLSSIRRLRQLARDSDKNRSLIASHNVRQILLPIVFNNGSDELKNESLALLVMFPLGESECASLASDSVKIGYLSRMLTHNSFDVRVNSAALIEIVVAGTHSPELRAEVSSVDEIYDGVVDLLRSPISHPRALKIGIKALFALCLVKNTRQKAVDAGTPAVLVDRLADFEKCDAERALATVELLCRIPAGCEAFAGHALTVPMLVKIILKISDRATEYAAGALLSLCSESERCQREAVAAGVLTQLLLLVQSDCTERAKRKAQMLLKLLRDSWPQDSIGNNSDDFACSQVVVVPF, from the coding sequence ATGCCCGGTAGTTTAGAACCGTTGGATTTGGGTGTTCACATACCCTACCACTTCAGATGCCCAATCTCGCTCGAACTCATGCGAGACCCAGTAACCGTCTGCACCGGTCAAACCTACGACCGCGCCAGCATCGAGGCATGGGTCAGCACCGGCAACAGCACGTGTCCGGTCACACGCGCCACTCTCACAGACTTCACCCTAATCCCGAACCACACCCTTCGCCGCCTTATCCAAGAGTGGTGCGTCGCTAACCGCGCTTTTGGCGTCGAGCGAATCCCCACTCCCAAACAGCCCGCAGACCCTGCCTTAGTTCGCTCTCTCCTCAACCAAGCTTCTTCCGGTTCTGCCCCTGCTCACCTCCGCCTTTCTTCCATTCGCCGACTCAGACAACTCGCTCGCGACTCGGACAAGAATCGTTCCCTCATTGCCTCTCACAACGTTCGCCAGATCCTTCTCCCTATCGTTTTCAACAACGGTTCGGATGAGTTGAAAAACGAATCGCTCGCGCTACTCGTTATGTTTCCGCTTGGTGAGTCGGAATGTGCTTCGCTCGCATCTGATTCTGTGAAGATTGGCTATCTATCGCGGATGTTGACGCATAACTCGTTCGACGTCCGAGTCAACTCGGCCGCGTTGATCGAGATCGTCGTCGCCGGGACGCACTCGCCGGAGCTACGCGCGGAGGTGAGCAGTGTCGACGAAATCTACGACGGAGTGGTGGATCTGCTCCGGAGCCCGATCTCGCACCCGCGCGCGCTCAAGATCGGGATCAAGGCCTTGTTCGCGCTTTGTTTGGTGAAGAATACGCGGCAGAAGGCGGTGGACGCCGGCACGCCGGCGGTTCTAGTCGACCGGCTCGCGGACTTCGAGAAGTGCGACGCGGAGAGGGCGCTGGCCACGGTGGAGCTGCTCTGCCGGATTCCGGCGGGATGCGAGGCGTTCGCCGGACACGCGCTGACGGTGCCGATGCTGGTGAAGATAATTCTGAAAATCTCCGACCGTGCGACGGAGTACGCCGCCGGAGCGCTGCTCTCGCTGTGTTCGGAATCGGAGCGGTGCCAGCGCGAGGCGGTGGCGGCGGGCGTGCTGACTCAGCTTCTGCTTCTCGTGCAGAGCGATTGCACGGAGAGAGCGAAGAGGAAGGCGCAGATGCTGCTGAAGCTTCTTCGGGATTCGTGGCCGCAAGATTCCATCGGAAATAATTCTGACGATTTTGCATGCAGCCAGGTCGTTGTGGTTCCCTTTTGa